In one window of Posidoniimonas corsicana DNA:
- a CDS encoding potassium channel family protein — MLPTSPTTSVARCGALLAGVLVVGTIGFYFIEGDWTLWECLYFTLVTITTVGYGDYGLSHAGQVFASVLLVCGISVFTYSLSTIVQIASDPEAARRRIMKRRIADCSDHIIVCGYGRMGRTICEEITREDVLCVVIENHPPNIRRAIDDGQVVLEGEASDDELLLEAGLARARGVVCAVDSDAENMFITVTVREHNPECVIISRAENEMAARKLQHAGASLVVSPHQMAGRTVASAVICPRLAKYTNGYEDDDQSFKLGETHVRPGAPLVGQSVAQFGATVDGLVFVAIERADGRTILRPRGSEVFAADDIVIYAGGLDDIAAMKHAALPGALCPA; from the coding sequence ATGCTCCCCACGTCCCCCACAACCTCGGTCGCCCGCTGCGGGGCGCTGCTGGCCGGCGTGCTGGTCGTGGGCACGATCGGGTTCTACTTCATCGAGGGGGACTGGACCCTCTGGGAGTGCCTGTACTTTACGCTGGTCACGATCACCACGGTGGGCTACGGCGACTACGGCCTCAGCCACGCCGGGCAGGTGTTCGCTTCGGTGCTGCTTGTGTGCGGCATCAGCGTGTTTACCTACTCGCTCTCGACGATTGTACAGATCGCCTCCGACCCGGAAGCCGCCCGCCGACGAATCATGAAACGCCGAATCGCCGACTGCTCCGACCACATCATCGTCTGCGGCTACGGCCGCATGGGCCGCACGATCTGCGAGGAGATCACCCGCGAGGACGTGCTGTGCGTGGTGATCGAGAACCACCCGCCCAATATCCGCCGCGCCATCGACGACGGCCAGGTCGTGCTGGAGGGCGAGGCCAGCGACGACGAGCTGCTCCTCGAGGCCGGGCTCGCCCGGGCCCGCGGAGTGGTGTGCGCGGTGGACTCTGACGCGGAGAACATGTTCATCACCGTGACCGTGCGCGAGCACAACCCCGAGTGCGTGATCATCAGCCGGGCGGAAAACGAGATGGCCGCCCGCAAGCTGCAGCACGCCGGCGCGTCGCTGGTGGTGTCGCCCCACCAGATGGCGGGCCGCACGGTGGCGAGCGCCGTAATCTGCCCCAGGCTGGCCAAGTACACCAACGGCTACGAGGACGACGACCAGTCCTTCAAGCTGGGCGAGACCCACGTCCGCCCCGGCGCGCCGCTGGTGGGCCAGAGCGTTGCGCAGTTCGGCGCGACCGTCGACGGGCTGGTGTTTGTCGCGATCGAGCGGGCCGACGGGCGGACCATCCTCCGCCCCCGTGGCAGCGAGGTGTTCGCCGCGGACGATATCGTGATCTACGCCGGCGGGCTGGACGACATCGCCGCGATGAAGCACGCGGCGCTCCCCGGCGCGCTCTGCCCGGCTTAG
- a CDS encoding FdhF/YdeP family oxidoreductase, with protein sequence MRRVKQGGGWPAVWYTWRKAREAGGLLKFWRAMRSRNACKTCALGMGGQRGGMVNESGHFPEVCKKSLQAMAADMQGAVQPEFWRRFGLREMRAMSPRELEHSGRLTEPMLHEPGQPGYRPITWDEALGRIAKKLIETSPQETFWYFSGRSSNEAGFLLQLFARLYGTNNVNNCSYYCHQASGVGLTSVTGSGTATLTLEDLDHADLAFVIGGNPASNHPRLMRTLMDLRRRGGKVVVVNPMVETGMVRFAVPSDVRSLLFGSEIASRYVQPHIGGDLAMLTGVAKRVVELGTHDEDFLTTHCSGWAELRESLASTDWDEITIKSGVTKNEIDAIAADYAAAKRVVFSWTMGITHHVHGVQGVQAIANLALLRGMVGRPGAGLLPIRGHSNVQGIGSMGVTPVLKQAIFDQLESHYAVRLPTEPGRDTMDCILGAESGELKVGFCLGGNLYGSNPDSAFANRAMERLDQVVYLSTTLNTGHAWGVGKETIILPVLARDEEPHATTQESMFNFVRLSDGGPRRLEGPRAEVEVIADIAARVAAGGSSSGLAAVDWQSMQDTGRIRTAIAKIVPGFDAIGRIDDSKQEFQIDGRTFHQPRFATPDGRANLHTHDLPDLQGAGEGELRVMTVRSEGQFNTVVYEDYDLYRGVEGRNVILMHPDDIQRFGLRAGGKVTVSGPAGRMQHVTAVEHPAIRAGNAAMYYPEANALVSRDLDPGSKTPAFKCVVVGVAPQDSIPSADLLAGA encoded by the coding sequence ATGCGAAGAGTCAAGCAGGGCGGCGGTTGGCCCGCCGTGTGGTACACCTGGCGCAAGGCCCGTGAGGCGGGCGGGCTGCTCAAATTCTGGCGGGCGATGCGTAGCCGCAACGCCTGCAAGACCTGCGCGCTCGGCATGGGGGGCCAGCGGGGCGGCATGGTCAACGAGTCGGGGCACTTCCCGGAGGTCTGCAAGAAGTCGCTGCAGGCGATGGCCGCCGACATGCAGGGCGCCGTCCAGCCCGAGTTCTGGCGGCGGTTCGGCCTCCGCGAGATGAGGGCGATGAGCCCCCGTGAGCTGGAGCACAGCGGCCGCCTCACCGAGCCAATGCTGCACGAGCCGGGCCAGCCCGGCTACCGGCCGATCACCTGGGACGAAGCGCTCGGGCGGATCGCCAAGAAACTAATCGAGACCTCTCCCCAAGAGACTTTCTGGTACTTCAGCGGCCGGAGCAGCAATGAAGCGGGGTTCCTGCTGCAGCTGTTCGCGCGGCTGTACGGCACCAACAACGTCAACAACTGCAGCTACTACTGCCACCAGGCGAGCGGCGTGGGGCTGACCAGCGTGACCGGCAGCGGCACCGCCACGCTGACCCTCGAGGACCTCGACCACGCCGACCTGGCCTTCGTGATCGGCGGCAACCCGGCGTCGAACCACCCGCGGCTGATGCGGACGCTGATGGACCTGCGGCGGCGGGGCGGCAAAGTGGTGGTGGTGAACCCCATGGTCGAGACCGGAATGGTCCGCTTCGCCGTGCCGAGCGATGTCCGCAGCCTGCTGTTCGGATCGGAGATCGCCAGCCGCTACGTGCAACCCCACATCGGCGGCGACCTGGCGATGCTCACGGGCGTTGCGAAACGGGTTGTCGAGCTCGGCACGCACGACGAAGACTTCCTGACCACGCACTGCTCAGGGTGGGCGGAGCTGCGGGAGTCGCTCGCATCGACCGACTGGGACGAGATTACGATCAAGTCGGGCGTGACGAAAAACGAGATCGACGCCATCGCCGCCGACTACGCCGCCGCCAAACGCGTCGTGTTCAGCTGGACGATGGGCATCACCCACCACGTGCACGGCGTGCAGGGCGTGCAAGCGATCGCCAATCTGGCGTTGCTGCGCGGCATGGTGGGCCGGCCCGGAGCGGGCCTGCTGCCGATCCGCGGCCACTCTAACGTGCAGGGCATTGGCTCGATGGGCGTCACGCCGGTGCTGAAGCAGGCGATCTTCGACCAGCTCGAGTCGCACTACGCCGTGCGGCTGCCGACCGAACCGGGCCGCGACACCATGGACTGCATCCTCGGCGCAGAGAGCGGCGAGCTGAAGGTCGGCTTCTGCCTGGGCGGCAACCTGTACGGCTCCAACCCGGACTCGGCCTTCGCCAACCGGGCGATGGAGCGGCTGGACCAGGTGGTCTACCTCAGCACCACGCTCAACACCGGACACGCCTGGGGCGTCGGCAAAGAAACCATCATCCTGCCGGTCCTGGCCCGCGACGAGGAGCCACACGCCACAACCCAGGAGTCGATGTTCAACTTTGTCCGACTCAGCGATGGCGGGCCGCGCCGGCTCGAAGGGCCCCGGGCGGAGGTCGAGGTGATTGCCGACATCGCCGCCCGCGTTGCGGCGGGAGGCTCGTCGTCAGGCCTGGCGGCGGTGGACTGGCAATCGATGCAGGATACCGGGCGGATCCGCACCGCGATCGCCAAGATCGTGCCTGGGTTCGATGCGATCGGGAGAATCGACGACTCCAAGCAGGAGTTCCAGATCGACGGCCGCACCTTCCACCAGCCCCGGTTCGCTACGCCGGACGGACGCGCCAACCTGCACACGCACGACCTGCCCGACCTGCAGGGCGCGGGGGAGGGCGAGCTGCGGGTCATGACCGTCCGCAGCGAGGGGCAGTTCAACACGGTCGTCTACGAGGACTACGACCTCTACCGCGGCGTCGAGGGACGCAACGTGATCCTGATGCACCCCGACGACATCCAGCGGTTTGGCCTGCGGGCCGGCGGCAAGGTGACCGTCAGCGGCCCGGCCGGGCGGATGCAGCACGTCACGGCGGTGGAGCACCCCGCCATCCGGGCCGGCAACGCGGCCATGTACTACCCCGAGGCGAACGCCCTGGTGAGCCGCGACCTCGACCCCGGCAGCAAGACCCCGGCCTTCAAGTGCGTGGTGGTAGGCGTGGCGCCGCAGGACAGCATCCCTTCGGCCGACCTGCTGGCGGGCGCCTGA
- a CDS encoding vWA domain-containing protein, which translates to MRYVLAFFVAAMLPTLVPCSPAAQAAMPEVLFILDSSGSMAEDAGGQSKIDAAKRVMRQITPGLPEEVLVGLVAYGHRRPGDCSDIEVLIPAGSSDRQGLMDQVEALQPRGKTPITSAFLTAAEMLKSKDAVTSVVLVSDGVETCGGDPCRVVGELKATGCRFVLHTVGFDVDPAAAKQLSCLAKAGGGQFFAAADGDALLAALREVSRGVAEEVEKAKARTVASGTGLGKLRIAIPPGGGESLAYIEIARASDGKITKTITKPSDQSTHPLVSGDYRVTAGFAVPNYGEPTRSELGVLTIYKQQTRDLPLGSIAFNVPDELVSGGDWKNRLHVDLVAITESGSGRAVVRVGSEGNGYYNFKDKPVLPGVYDVCFQYAGADQPITVSEQVVVKPGERSVVTLDSGIQLVRPEQDVTAWRLFRRADQSAVADEDQGQAPARLLAYEARAAAGLGGARRVDSLYYPYLLPPGVYDLELDVQGMSEPLPVGEAIEIKQGELTRFDSGL; encoded by the coding sequence ATGCGCTACGTCCTCGCGTTCTTCGTCGCCGCGATGCTGCCAACCTTGGTCCCTTGCTCGCCTGCTGCACAGGCGGCGATGCCGGAGGTGCTGTTCATCCTGGATTCCTCGGGGAGTATGGCGGAGGACGCTGGTGGCCAGAGCAAGATCGACGCGGCGAAGCGGGTAATGCGACAGATCACACCTGGCCTGCCCGAGGAGGTTTTGGTGGGGCTGGTCGCCTACGGCCACCGTCGTCCGGGCGATTGTTCGGATATTGAGGTTCTGATTCCCGCCGGCAGCAGCGACCGCCAGGGGCTGATGGACCAAGTCGAGGCGCTCCAGCCCCGCGGCAAGACGCCCATCACCTCCGCGTTCCTGACCGCGGCCGAGATGCTCAAGAGCAAGGACGCGGTGACGAGCGTCGTGCTGGTGAGCGACGGCGTGGAGACGTGCGGCGGTGACCCCTGCCGCGTAGTCGGCGAGCTGAAGGCCACCGGCTGCCGGTTCGTGCTGCACACCGTCGGGTTCGACGTCGACCCGGCCGCCGCAAAGCAACTGAGTTGCCTGGCCAAGGCCGGCGGGGGACAGTTCTTCGCCGCCGCGGACGGCGACGCGCTGCTCGCTGCGCTGCGGGAGGTCAGCCGGGGTGTCGCCGAGGAGGTCGAGAAGGCGAAGGCCCGCACGGTCGCCAGCGGGACCGGCCTTGGCAAGCTGCGTATCGCGATCCCGCCCGGCGGCGGCGAGAGCCTCGCCTACATCGAGATCGCCCGAGCGTCGGACGGGAAGATCACGAAGACCATTACCAAGCCATCGGACCAGTCGACCCACCCGCTCGTGTCGGGCGATTACCGAGTCACCGCCGGCTTCGCTGTTCCAAACTACGGCGAACCTACCCGCAGCGAGCTGGGCGTATTGACGATCTATAAGCAGCAGACCCGCGACCTGCCTCTGGGGAGCATCGCGTTCAACGTTCCGGATGAGCTGGTAAGCGGCGGCGACTGGAAGAACCGCCTGCACGTCGATCTGGTGGCAATCACCGAGTCGGGTTCGGGTCGGGCCGTGGTGCGGGTGGGGTCCGAGGGCAACGGCTACTACAACTTCAAAGACAAGCCGGTCCTCCCCGGCGTGTACGACGTCTGTTTCCAGTACGCCGGCGCCGACCAGCCCATTACCGTGTCTGAGCAAGTGGTGGTGAAGCCGGGCGAGCGCTCGGTGGTGACGCTCGACAGCGGGATCCAGCTGGTCAGGCCCGAGCAGGACGTTACGGCTTGGCGGCTCTTCCGCCGCGCCGACCAGTCGGCCGTGGCTGACGAGGACCAGGGGCAGGCGCCCGCACGGCTGCTCGCGTACGAGGCCCGCGCCGCGGCGGGCCTGGGCGGCGCGCGCAGGGTCGACAGCCTGTACTACCCCTACCTGCTGCCGCCGGGGGTCTACGACCTTGAGCTCGATGTTCAGGGCATGTCCGAGCCGCTGCCGGTAGGCGAGGCAATCGAAATCAAGCAGGGTGAGCTCACCCGATTCGACAGCGGCCTGTAG
- a CDS encoding YggS family pyridoxal phosphate-dependent enzyme — MTDRLSIVRENLQAVRQRIADAAGRAGRDPAGVRLVGVSKYVDAATSGLLVEAGCRALGESRPQQLWAKAAAAELAGADVEWHLIGHLQRNKVRQTLPVAALLHSVDSPRLLAAVQQAAQTLGLRARALLEVNCSGDPEKHGLAPDELEAVVASLPDFPAVQIDGLMTMAAREGGRSEAQSNFAELRELRDRVAASAPDGVTLSELSMGMSGDFEEAIAEGATLVRVGSALWDGLR; from the coding sequence ATGACCGATCGTTTGTCCATCGTCCGCGAGAACCTTCAGGCGGTCCGGCAACGGATCGCGGACGCGGCGGGCCGCGCGGGCCGGGACCCGGCCGGGGTCCGGCTGGTCGGGGTCTCGAAGTACGTCGACGCGGCCACGTCCGGGCTGCTGGTCGAGGCCGGCTGCAGGGCCCTCGGCGAGAGCCGCCCCCAGCAGCTGTGGGCCAAGGCGGCCGCCGCCGAACTGGCGGGCGCCGACGTCGAGTGGCACCTGATCGGCCACCTGCAACGCAACAAGGTGCGGCAGACGCTGCCCGTGGCGGCGCTTCTGCACTCGGTCGACAGCCCCCGCCTGCTGGCGGCGGTGCAGCAGGCGGCCCAGACGCTTGGCCTGCGGGCGCGGGCGCTGCTGGAGGTGAACTGCTCGGGCGACCCCGAGAAGCACGGACTGGCGCCGGACGAGTTGGAGGCGGTTGTGGCGTCGCTGCCCGACTTTCCGGCGGTGCAGATCGACGGCCTGATGACCATGGCCGCCCGCGAAGGCGGCCGGTCCGAGGCCCAGAGCAACTTCGCCGAGCTCAGGGAACTCCGCGACCGGGTCGCCGCCAGCGCGCCGGACGGGGTCACCCTGTCCGAGCTGTCGATGGGCATGTCGGGCGACTTCGAGGAGGCGATCGCCGAGGGCGCCACGCTGGTCCGCGTCGGCTCGGCCCTGTGGGACGGGCTCCGCTAG
- the arfB gene encoding alternative ribosome rescue aminoacyl-tRNA hydrolase ArfB yields the protein MPNDLTVNDQITIASGELQLSFARSSGPGGQNVNKVNTKATLRWSPGESASLPPAVRRRFVDRFASRLTAEGELVLQSGVHREQARNTTECLARLRAMVLSVATPPKQRRPTKPSRASKERRLQKKQHRSETKRLRRQPKGDE from the coding sequence GTGCCCAACGACCTGACCGTCAACGATCAGATCACGATCGCCTCCGGTGAGCTGCAGCTCAGCTTCGCACGCAGCTCCGGGCCCGGCGGGCAGAACGTGAACAAGGTGAACACCAAGGCGACGCTGCGGTGGTCTCCTGGCGAGTCCGCCTCGCTCCCGCCCGCCGTGCGGCGGCGGTTCGTCGATCGCTTCGCGTCACGCCTGACGGCCGAGGGCGAGTTGGTGCTGCAGAGCGGTGTGCACCGCGAGCAGGCCCGCAACACCACGGAATGCCTAGCACGGCTGCGGGCAATGGTGCTGTCGGTGGCCACCCCACCGAAGCAGCGGCGGCCGACCAAGCCGAGCCGCGCCTCAAAGGAGCGGCGCCTGCAAAAAAAGCAGCATCGGTCTGAAACAAAGCGCCTCCGCCGGCAGCCTAAAGGCGATGAGTAG
- the ispG gene encoding (E)-4-hydroxy-3-methylbut-2-enyl-diphosphate synthase, which yields MPDIQRNPTRSVAIGSVTIGGGAPIAVQSMTATHTQDIDATVAQVNALADAGADVVRIAVDSQKDAAALAEIRSQTTANLSVDLQENYRLAELVAPHVDKVRYNPGHLYHHERDKPWQEKVEYLAGVAADNDCAMRVGVNCGSVDPAKKERYDAADSISPMLESAWEHCELLDELGFTRYCVSLKDSDPQKVIEVNTRFAERRPDVPLHLGVTEAGMPPDGVIKTRIAFEQLIGRGLGDTLRVSLTVPNDRKPEEIAAGREILADIAAGRVRSVVDYGLSTLNIISCPSCSRVENEAFVDLAAKVKEMTQYAKDHAVTIAVMGCRVNGPGETDDADLGLWCGPKSVNLKKGEETLGQYGYEEILPRLKSELDLIIAAKS from the coding sequence ATGCCAGACATCCAACGCAACCCGACCCGCAGCGTCGCGATCGGCTCGGTCACGATCGGCGGCGGCGCGCCGATCGCCGTCCAGAGCATGACGGCCACCCACACCCAGGATATCGACGCCACGGTCGCGCAGGTCAACGCCCTGGCGGACGCGGGCGCCGACGTGGTGCGGATCGCCGTCGACAGCCAGAAGGACGCCGCGGCGCTGGCCGAGATCCGCAGCCAGACAACCGCCAACCTGTCGGTCGACCTGCAGGAGAACTACCGCCTGGCGGAGCTCGTGGCGCCGCACGTCGACAAGGTCCGCTACAACCCCGGCCACCTGTACCACCACGAGCGGGACAAGCCGTGGCAGGAGAAGGTGGAGTACCTGGCGGGCGTGGCCGCGGACAACGACTGCGCTATGCGGGTGGGGGTCAACTGCGGCAGCGTCGACCCGGCGAAGAAGGAACGCTACGACGCGGCCGACTCGATCTCCCCCATGCTGGAGAGCGCGTGGGAGCACTGCGAGCTGCTCGACGAGCTGGGCTTCACGCGGTACTGCGTCTCGCTGAAGGACAGCGACCCGCAGAAGGTGATCGAGGTCAACACCCGGTTCGCCGAGCGGCGGCCCGACGTGCCGCTGCACCTGGGAGTCACCGAGGCCGGCATGCCGCCCGACGGAGTGATCAAGACCCGCATCGCGTTCGAGCAGCTCATCGGCCGCGGGCTGGGCGACACGCTCCGCGTGTCGTTGACGGTGCCCAACGACCGCAAGCCCGAGGAGATCGCCGCCGGCCGCGAGATCCTGGCCGACATCGCCGCGGGGCGGGTCCGGTCGGTGGTGGATTACGGCCTGTCCACGCTCAACATCATCAGCTGCCCCAGCTGCAGCCGCGTGGAGAACGAGGCGTTCGTCGACCTGGCCGCCAAGGTCAAGGAGATGACCCAGTACGCCAAGGACCACGCGGTCACGATCGCCGTGATGGGCTGCCGCGTGAACGGCCCGGGCGAGACCGACGACGCCGACCTTGGCCTGTGGTGCGGCCCCAAGTCGGTCAACCTCAAGAAGGGCGAAGAGACCCTCGGCCAGTACGGCTACGAGGAGATCCTGCCCCGGCTCAAGAGCGAGCTGGACCTGATCATCGCCGCCAAGAGCTAG
- a CDS encoding YdjY domain-containing protein, whose product MTSYRRLFGLGSLGGVRKFAPILASAALLTGAAYAADTPAADATDSTAIKSEAADAGDKPAKPPKKLPPPAGAKPLPGSKTVWVDRQKHKVYVDGAVSLRRGVLEMFACPKGTKEHESVVALDSKAYLIHTALLAVGAKSGTPVKFVEEYIAPTGDVIDVSVEWLDPAGKKHTVNAKEWVRDVKTGKPMTFDWVFAGSGFWKDDQTGRNIYMAEGGDLICVANFSTAMLDVAAESTQANDGLMFEAFTEHVPALGTPIRVVLTPKKAEKAAAEKPKADNPE is encoded by the coding sequence GTGACATCTTACAGACGTCTGTTCGGCCTGGGTAGTCTTGGAGGAGTACGCAAGTTCGCCCCGATTCTCGCTTCCGCGGCGCTGCTGACCGGCGCCGCCTACGCCGCCGACACCCCCGCGGCTGACGCGACCGATTCGACCGCGATCAAGTCCGAAGCGGCTGACGCCGGCGACAAGCCCGCGAAGCCTCCCAAGAAGCTCCCACCCCCGGCCGGGGCGAAGCCGCTGCCCGGCTCCAAGACCGTTTGGGTGGACCGGCAGAAACACAAGGTCTACGTCGACGGCGCTGTGTCGCTGCGGCGCGGCGTGCTGGAGATGTTCGCCTGCCCCAAGGGCACCAAGGAGCACGAGTCGGTGGTGGCGCTCGACTCGAAGGCGTACCTCATCCACACCGCGCTGCTGGCTGTCGGCGCCAAGAGCGGCACGCCCGTTAAGTTCGTCGAAGAGTACATCGCCCCGACCGGCGACGTGATCGATGTCAGCGTCGAGTGGCTCGACCCCGCGGGCAAGAAGCACACGGTCAACGCCAAGGAGTGGGTGCGGGACGTCAAAACCGGCAAGCCGATGACCTTCGACTGGGTGTTCGCCGGCAGCGGCTTCTGGAAAGACGACCAGACCGGCCGCAACATCTACATGGCCGAGGGGGGCGACCTGATCTGCGTCGCCAACTTCAGCACGGCCATGCTGGACGTCGCGGCGGAGAGCACCCAGGCCAACGACGGCCTGATGTTCGAGGCTTTCACCGAGCACGTCCCGGCCCTGGGCACCCCGATCCGGGTGGTGCTGACCCCCAAGAAGGCGGAGAAGGCCGCTGCCGAGAAGCCGAAGGCGGACAACCCAGAGTAG
- a CDS encoding TylF/MycF/NovP-related O-methyltransferase has protein sequence MWLRNKFVQRMGGGFFEQAGLDAWSKLQIASLSARKPTGEVKLLRKVRRERKCLNSAWECYNVMTLARAMIKLPGAFAEVGCYQGTTAKLICEVKGDKPLLLFDTFEGLPEDCDKDARVHRVGQYACSVEKVSGYLAGYEGVSYHKGLFPDSTDGVPEQQYAFVHFDVDLYEGTLACLEYFYPRMTPGGVMLSHDYGMLKGVEQAFHDFMEDKPEPIIPQATTQVMIIKQAPVAAAGDPAATDPAAQAAPVLR, from the coding sequence ATGTGGCTACGGAACAAGTTCGTCCAGCGGATGGGCGGTGGATTCTTTGAACAGGCCGGGCTCGACGCCTGGTCGAAGCTGCAGATCGCGTCGCTCTCGGCGCGCAAGCCGACCGGCGAGGTCAAGCTGCTCCGCAAGGTCCGCCGCGAGCGCAAGTGCCTCAACAGCGCGTGGGAGTGCTACAACGTGATGACCCTGGCGCGGGCGATGATCAAGCTGCCGGGCGCGTTCGCCGAGGTCGGTTGCTACCAGGGCACCACCGCCAAGCTGATCTGCGAGGTCAAGGGCGACAAGCCATTGCTGTTGTTCGATACCTTCGAGGGACTGCCGGAGGACTGCGACAAGGACGCGCGGGTGCACCGGGTGGGGCAGTACGCGTGCAGCGTCGAGAAGGTCAGCGGCTACCTGGCCGGCTACGAGGGCGTGTCGTACCACAAGGGCCTGTTCCCCGATTCGACCGACGGCGTGCCGGAGCAGCAGTACGCGTTTGTGCACTTCGACGTTGACCTCTACGAGGGGACGCTCGCCTGCCTGGAGTACTTCTACCCCCGCATGACGCCTGGCGGCGTGATGCTGTCGCACGACTACGGGATGCTCAAGGGCGTCGAGCAGGCGTTCCACGACTTCATGGAAGACAAGCCCGAGCCGATCATCCCGCAGGCCACGACCCAGGTGATGATCATCAAGCAGGCGCCGGTGGCGGCCGCCGGCGACCCCGCCGCCACCGACCCGGCTGCCCAGGCGGCCCCCGTGCTGCGGTAG
- a CDS encoding sugar phosphate isomerase/epimerase family protein, protein MPRLSCNQLSTFRWSLDEDLYHYRKAGFETIGLWRRKLVDFGVERGLELLQESGLRVCSLNWAGGFTGIDGRSFEESVRDACDAVRLADEANAENLVLYAGGRNGHTTRHAERLLASALDTLLPLAEAMGVTLALKPMHPACSAEWSFINCIQEAATLVRGYDSPRLRLTYDNYQFPLTEQALSDLGAIAPLIGLVQLADTRTPHGIDLDRCPLGEGALPVADTIRTLIAAGYTGCFDAEILGPSVEALEYDDLLARTRTAYDQMLVRADSPTPLAAPNRA, encoded by the coding sequence ATGCCTCGCCTCTCGTGCAACCAGCTGAGCACGTTCCGCTGGTCTCTCGACGAAGACCTCTACCACTACCGGAAGGCCGGCTTCGAGACCATTGGCCTTTGGCGCCGTAAGCTAGTTGATTTCGGCGTCGAACGCGGCCTCGAGCTGCTCCAGGAGAGTGGCCTGCGGGTCTGCAGCCTGAACTGGGCGGGCGGGTTCACCGGGATCGACGGGCGGTCGTTCGAAGAGAGCGTCCGCGACGCCTGCGACGCGGTCCGGCTGGCCGACGAGGCGAACGCCGAGAACCTCGTGCTGTACGCCGGCGGGCGCAACGGGCACACAACCCGGCACGCCGAACGCCTGCTCGCGTCGGCGCTCGACACGCTGCTGCCGCTTGCCGAGGCGATGGGCGTAACGCTCGCGCTCAAACCGATGCACCCCGCCTGCTCAGCGGAGTGGTCGTTCATCAACTGCATCCAGGAAGCAGCGACACTCGTCCGCGGGTACGACAGCCCACGGCTCCGCCTCACTTACGACAATTATCAGTTTCCTTTGACCGAACAGGCGCTGTCCGATCTTGGCGCTATCGCCCCGCTTATCGGGTTGGTGCAGTTGGCCGACACGCGCACCCCGCACGGCATCGACCTGGACCGCTGCCCGCTAGGCGAGGGCGCCCTGCCGGTGGCGGACACGATCCGCACGCTGATCGCGGCAGGCTACACTGGGTGCTTCGACGCCGAGATCCTGGGGCCCTCGGTGGAGGCCCTCGAGTACGACGACCTCCTCGCCCGCACCCGCACCGCCTACGACCAGATGCTCGTTCGGGCCGATTCGCCGACCCCGCTGGCGGCGCCAAACCGCGCCTAA